Proteins encoded within one genomic window of Trichoderma asperellum chromosome 2, complete sequence:
- a CDS encoding uncharacterized protein (EggNog:ENOG41~TransMembrane:1 (o20-41i)), with protein sequence MATQNLDEAVVANNLFSVDGLVAFITGGGTGIGLMMARALARNGAAKVYIGGRRLEVLEAAAASLGPNVVPVKCDVTSKESLQQAVDFIKQDTGYLNVLVCNSGIGGPQSIQIQDDTSIEEWADSNWDISFEDYTNTFAVNTSAVWYTAIAFVKLLDAGNKKGNLEQSSQIIVTSSIASFNKAAPGGWAYGQSKAAATHVAKHLSAALPRWNIRTNCIAPGLFPSELAAPIVNRFNENSDTPGKVPAQFIPLQRMGNDQDMAGTILYLISKSGAYCNGLVIVIDGGRLLRFPSLY encoded by the exons ATGGCAACTCAAAATCTTGATGAGGCCGTTGTGGCCAACAACCTGTTCAGTGTCGATGGACTCGTGGCTTTCATTACAGGCGGCGGAACTG GCATCGGTCTGATGATGGCCCGAGCATTGGCAAGAAATGGTGCGGCCAAGGTCTATATTGGTGGGCGCCGATTGGAGGTGctagaagctgctgctgcttctctggGCCCAAATGTGGTGCCTGTCAAGTGTGATGTGACCTCCAAGGAAAGCCTACAGCAGGCTGTCGACTTCATCAAGCAAGACACTGGTTATCTGAATGTCTTGGTCTGCAATTCAGGTATTGGTGGGCCTCAGTCCATCCAGATCCAGGACGACACGTCGATTGAGGAGTGGGCAGATTCAAACTGGGACATCAGCTTTGAAGACTACACGAATACTTTTGCGGTGAACACAAGTGCCGTCTGGTATACCGCTATTGCCTTTGTGAAGCTTCTGGATGCAGGAAACAAGAAGGGCAACTTGGAGCAAAGCTCTCAGATTATTGTCACCAGCTCCATTGCCAGTTTCAACAAAGCCGCACCAGGAGGCTGGGCTTATGGCCAGTCAAAAGCGGCTGCAACACACGTAGCCAAGCATCTCTCGGCCGCACTGCCACGATGGAATATCAG GACAAACTGCATTGCTCCGGGAT TGTTCCCGAGCGAATTGGCCGCACCCATCGTTAACCGCTTCAACGAGAACTCGGATACCCCAGGCAAAGTGCCAGCGCAGTTCATACCCTTGCAGAGAATGGGTAACGACCAGGACATGGCTGGAACCATTTTATATTTGATTTCAAAGTCAGGGGCCTACTGCAACGGACTTGTCATTGTGATTGACGGTGGACGACTTTTAAGATTCCCCTCGTTGTATTAG